In Chitinophaga oryzae, the sequence TTACACAGGCAAAGCATAAGAAGATAAGCAGAAGATACCTCATTGCTGGAAGCTATTTGTCCTTAAAAATTTTTACACCGAGGAGCAGCACACTTCCAATCACTGCCGGCAGACAAAGGTTGATTAACCAGATACCCCCCGTGGCTGCTATGATAACGGCTGTATTGGTACTGAGCAGTCCGAGGAAATAGATGCTGACTTTTCCGCGGATTCCAAGTTCTGCGATGGCGATGGTCGGCACCATGGCCATGACAAGGTAGATGACGCTATTCAGCAGGAAAGCCTGCCACCACAAAAACTCCAGTCCCAGCGCGTCCAACAAAATCAAATACTGTGCCGAGAAGACCACGTACCGCAGGGCTGAAAGCAGCAACAGGTAACGTAAATCACCGGCAGAATAGCGCACGATGATCTGTACAAAAACCTTTGCTTTTCGCAGGAACCTGACTTTCTCAAATACAGCCAGAATAATCTGTAGCCGAAAATATAACAATATCGTCAGCACACAAATTACCAGGAGGATACCAAACACAATTTTCTCCCAAAAGTTCGGGGGAAAATAGCTGTTTTCCTTTACCAGCCTAAAGTTATTGAGATAATAGAGCATGCCTATTAACCCAAAAATAACAGTCACGATCAGCTGGCTGAAGCTTCCTACAATAGTGGCGGCAATTGCTTTGAGCTTGTTGTGGTTCTTCAGGTACAGCACCCGGCCACCGTATTCGCCTATACGATTAGGGGTGTTAATGGAAAAGGACACACCGGAAAGAATGGCGCTGAAAGCCCTTCTAAAGGAGATGGGCTCCAGCGGGCGGACCAGCTTCTGCCACTTTTTGGCTTCCAGTCCCCAGTTAAAAAACATCAGTACCAAAACCAGCACTAACCCCACCCAGCCTTTCTCCTGCAGGGTCCTGTTCATGTGCGCGAGCGACTGTTCCAGGTTTTCGCGATGGGTCAACTGGCTGTAAATGGAGTATGCCAGCCATGTAAAAAGCACTGCTCCTAATAAGTAATTGAGAATTATTTTGGTACTTTTGTTCAGATATCAAGATTTTTGCAAAAATATACTGTGGTTGGCAAACAAGGCAAAAATAATTCTAGGCATTGACCCCGGCACCCTGGTTATGGGGTATGGACTTATCCACGTGGAAGGAAAGAAAGCCAGTCTGATGGAGATGGATGTCCTGAAGTTATCCCGGACCAAGGACCATTACGAACGCTTACAACTGATTCACACCCGCGTACATGAATTGATTCAGGAGTTTAAACCAACTTGTTTCGCCATTGAAGCACCCTTCTTCGGGAAGAACGTACAGAGTATGCTGAAGCTCGGCAGAGCACAGGGTGTGGCTATCGCCACCGCCATGCATGCCGGTTTACCCGTAGCGGAGTATTCACCCAAAAAAGTAAAGCAGTCGGTTACCGGTAATGGCAACGCCGACAAGGAGCAGGTGTGGCTGATGCTGCAACGTATTCTCAGTATCGGTGAACGGCCCGATTACTTCGATGCAACGGACGCCCTGGCCGTGGCAGTCTGCCATTTCTACCAGGAAAGCAGTCCACTGGCCGCCGTAAGCAAGGCGAAAGGATGGGAACAGTTTTTGCAAAAACACCCCGAACGGATTTCCAGGTAGCTAAAAGGTTATTTCATAAATTCGTAAAATGTAGTTACTTTGTTTGAAATTGTTCATCCTGAATCAATGGCTAACCCGGCAAGGCCGGAAAATTAGCATCACTATGAAAAATGACCATCATTTGTTAAGCATGAATTGCGCAACAAGCTTTTTATTAATCAGCATCAGGCAAATATGAAAGCAAGAATCCTATTGGTGGAAGATGATGAATATATTGGTGCAGTTACAAAGAAGCGGTTGGAAGAAGCGGGCTACGATGTTGTGCACAGTATAGACGGCCAGGCCGCGTGGGAACAGTTCCAGTTACGCACTTTCGATATTTGTTTGCTCGACGTGGTAATGCCCAAAAAAGACGGCCTCACGCTGGCGCAACAGATCCGCACGGTTAATGACCACATTCCTATTCTCTTCCTGACCTCCAAAAACGAAAAAGAAGACCGTATCGCCGGCCTCCGGACCGGAGCTGATGACTATATCAGCAAGCCTTTCAGCATGCAGGAACTGATCCTGCGTATAGAAGTGTTCCTGAAAAGGACCAGAAGCCAGATCGCCAAAAGAAGCACCACTTTCGCTATCGGCAAACTGATGTTTGACTATGAAGACCTCCGCCTCTACAATGAAACCGGAGAAATCTCCATTTCCCTTACCCAGAAAGAAGCCGAACTGCTCAGATACCTGTGCGAAAACCCCAACAAAACACTGAAAAGGGAAGATATCCTTTCTCATGTATGGGGCAAAGACGACTACTTCCTGGGCCGGAGCATGGATGTTTTTGTGACCAAACTCAGAAAACACTTCAAGTCTGATCCACATGTGAAACTGGAAACACTGCACGGTGTCGGCTTCCGGTTCAATATCCCTGTGAAGTCATAATACTACAGCTGCGCTACTATCTGTTCCTGGATTGCTTTAAATTCTTCCTCTGACAGTTTCAGCTTGCCGCGCGAAAAATCCATGTCCTGCACGGAATTAATCGGGATAAGGTGCATGTGCGCATGAGGCACTTCCAGCCCCACCACACTCACCCCCACCCGGTTGCACGGTACCACCTGCTCAATAGCCCTGGCAATAGGCTTGGCAAATACCAACCACTCCCTCAATAAATCATCCGAGACGTCAAAAAATTTGTCTGTTTCCACTTTGGGAATCACCAGCGTATGCCCTTTCATCAACGGGAAAATGTCCAAAAAGGCATAGAAATGCTCGTTTTCCGCAATTTTGTAACTGGGTATCTCTCCTTTGATGATTTTACTGAAGATTGTCATATTTGTCTATTTTGTTATTTAGTTATTTTGTTATTTACTGATTGCCCCCAGGGCGGATTTCATTTA encodes:
- a CDS encoding lysylphosphatidylglycerol synthase domain-containing protein, whose protein sequence is MLFTWLAYSIYSQLTHRENLEQSLAHMNRTLQEKGWVGLVLVLVLMFFNWGLEAKKWQKLVRPLEPISFRRAFSAILSGVSFSINTPNRIGEYGGRVLYLKNHNKLKAIAATIVGSFSQLIVTVIFGLIGMLYYLNNFRLVKENSYFPPNFWEKIVFGILLVICVLTILLYFRLQIILAVFEKVRFLRKAKVFVQIIVRYSAGDLRYLLLLSALRYVVFSAQYLILLDALGLEFLWWQAFLLNSVIYLVMAMVPTIAIAELGIRGKVSIYFLGLLSTNTAVIIAATGGIWLINLCLPAVIGSVLLLGVKIFKDK
- the ruvC gene encoding crossover junction endodeoxyribonuclease RuvC, with product MANKAKIILGIDPGTLVMGYGLIHVEGKKASLMEMDVLKLSRTKDHYERLQLIHTRVHELIQEFKPTCFAIEAPFFGKNVQSMLKLGRAQGVAIATAMHAGLPVAEYSPKKVKQSVTGNGNADKEQVWLMLQRILSIGERPDYFDATDALAVAVCHFYQESSPLAAVSKAKGWEQFLQKHPERISR
- a CDS encoding response regulator transcription factor encodes the protein MKARILLVEDDEYIGAVTKKRLEEAGYDVVHSIDGQAAWEQFQLRTFDICLLDVVMPKKDGLTLAQQIRTVNDHIPILFLTSKNEKEDRIAGLRTGADDYISKPFSMQELILRIEVFLKRTRSQIAKRSTTFAIGKLMFDYEDLRLYNETGEISISLTQKEAELLRYLCENPNKTLKREDILSHVWGKDDYFLGRSMDVFVTKLRKHFKSDPHVKLETLHGVGFRFNIPVKS
- a CDS encoding HIT family protein produces the protein MTIFSKIIKGEIPSYKIAENEHFYAFLDIFPLMKGHTLVIPKVETDKFFDVSDDLLREWLVFAKPIARAIEQVVPCNRVGVSVVGLEVPHAHMHLIPINSVQDMDFSRGKLKLSEEEFKAIQEQIVAQL